The Bradyrhizobium sp. WBAH42 genome includes a window with the following:
- a CDS encoding carbohydrate ABC transporter permease, protein MATRQTQFLARSLLTPAVGLLFIWMIVPLALTIYFSTLHYSLLDPGSESFVGLENFRYFLTDPAFLASLQNTLVLVGSVLALTILLGIPLALLMDQPVIGRNFVRLMVIAPFFVMPTVSALVWKNLLMHPVSGLFAWLASLFGLTPIDWFNDVPLFAVILIVTWQWLPFATLILLTALQSLDEEQKEAAEMDGASAISTFIYITLPHLARPITVVILIETIFLLTVFAEIFVTTGGGPGLQTTNIAFLIYSQALIQFDVGSASAGGLVAVVIANVVAFFLVRIVGRNLEA, encoded by the coding sequence ATGGCAACCCGGCAGACGCAGTTTCTTGCGCGGTCGCTCCTGACCCCCGCCGTCGGGCTGCTGTTCATCTGGATGATCGTCCCGCTGGCGCTGACGATCTATTTCTCGACGCTGCACTACAGCCTGCTCGATCCCGGTTCGGAATCGTTCGTCGGCCTCGAAAACTTCCGCTACTTCCTCACCGATCCCGCTTTTCTGGCCTCGCTCCAAAACACGCTGGTGCTGGTCGGCTCGGTGCTGGCGCTGACGATCCTGCTCGGCATTCCGCTGGCGCTGCTGATGGACCAACCCGTGATCGGCCGCAATTTCGTCCGGCTGATGGTGATTGCGCCGTTCTTCGTGATGCCGACGGTGAGCGCGCTGGTCTGGAAGAACCTGTTGATGCATCCGGTGTCCGGGCTGTTCGCCTGGCTCGCCTCGCTGTTCGGCCTGACGCCGATCGATTGGTTCAACGACGTGCCGCTGTTTGCGGTGATCCTGATCGTGACCTGGCAATGGCTGCCGTTCGCGACGCTGATCCTGCTGACGGCGCTGCAATCGCTCGACGAGGAGCAAAAGGAGGCCGCCGAGATGGACGGCGCGAGCGCCATCTCAACCTTCATCTACATCACGCTGCCGCACCTGGCGCGTCCCATCACCGTGGTGATCCTGATCGAGACCATCTTCCTGCTCACGGTGTTCGCCGAGATCTTCGTCACCACGGGCGGCGGGCCCGGCCTGCAGACCACCAACATCGCCTTCCTGATCTATTCGCAGGCGCTGATCCAGTTCGACGTCGGCAGCGCCTCCGCGGGCGGTCTCGTCGCGGTGGTGATCGCCAACGTCGTCGCCTTCTTCCTCGTCCGCATCGTCGGCCGCAATCTGGAGGCTTGA
- a CDS encoding carbohydrate ABC transporter permease gives MARMATRQRVVISTIGAWLFGFLIFFPILWMGLASFKTELEAFAIPPSFLFFHWTTENYATVQERSDYLHHAMNSIIIAGGSTLIALLIAIPAAWSMAFSPTKRTKDVLLWMLSTKMMPPVGVLVPIYLIYKSFGLLDSRIGLVFILCLGNLPIVIWMLFTYFKEIPRDILEAARMDGATIGRELVYVLTPMAIPGLASTLLLNLILAWNEAFWTLNLSTSSAAPLTTFIASYSSPEGLFWAKLSAASTLAIAPILVLGWFSQKQLVRGLTFGAVK, from the coding sequence ATGGCGCGGATGGCGACGAGACAACGGGTGGTCATCTCGACGATCGGAGCGTGGCTGTTCGGCTTCCTGATCTTCTTTCCGATCCTGTGGATGGGGTTGGCGAGCTTCAAGACCGAGCTCGAGGCCTTCGCGATCCCGCCATCCTTCCTGTTCTTCCACTGGACCACGGAAAACTACGCGACGGTGCAGGAGCGCAGCGATTATCTGCACCACGCGATGAACTCGATCATCATCGCCGGCGGCTCGACGCTCATTGCGCTGTTGATCGCCATTCCCGCGGCCTGGTCGATGGCGTTTTCGCCGACCAAGCGCACCAAGGACGTCCTGCTCTGGATGCTCTCGACCAAGATGATGCCGCCGGTCGGCGTGCTGGTGCCGATCTACCTGATTTACAAGAGCTTCGGCCTGCTCGATTCCCGCATCGGCCTCGTCTTCATCCTGTGTCTCGGCAACTTGCCGATCGTCATCTGGATGCTCTTCACCTATTTCAAGGAGATCCCGCGCGACATTCTCGAAGCCGCGCGCATGGACGGCGCCACGATCGGCCGCGAGCTCGTCTACGTGCTGACGCCGATGGCGATTCCGGGGCTGGCGTCCACGCTGCTGCTCAATCTGATCCTGGCCTGGAACGAGGCGTTCTGGACGCTGAACCTGTCGACTTCGAGCGCTGCGCCGCTGACCACGTTCATCGCATCCTATTCCAGCCCCGAAGGGCTGTTCTGGGCAAAGCTGTCGGCGGCCTCGACGCTGGCGATCGCGCCCATTCTCGTCCTCGGTTGGTTCAGCCAGAAGCAACTCGTGCGCGGGCTCACCTTCGGTGCGGTGAAGTAG
- a CDS encoding ABC transporter ATP-binding protein, giving the protein MGQITLQGVQKSFGPVHIIKGADLDIADGSFVVFVGPSGCGKTTLLRLIAGLEDVSGGKILIDGKNVVDTPPAKRGLSMVFQSYALYPHMSVRGNIGFGLKMAGLRKDEINRKVEAAAATLNLTPYLDRKPRELSGGQRQRVAIGRAIVREPKAFLFDEPLSNLDAALRVQMRIEVTRLQKQLGTTAIYVTHDQVEAMTMADKIVVLNGGKIEQYGSPLELYERPANLFVAGFIGSPKMNFVTGEPALQKGAATIGVRPEHLKIERDGGGGWQGTIAVAEHLGSDTFLYVDAGALGMLTARYVGELSLHAGDRVSLMPDPARIHRFDESGNALRG; this is encoded by the coding sequence ATGGGTCAGATCACACTTCAGGGCGTGCAAAAGTCCTTCGGCCCCGTGCACATCATCAAGGGCGCCGACCTCGACATTGCCGACGGCTCCTTCGTCGTGTTCGTCGGTCCCTCCGGCTGCGGCAAGACCACGCTGCTGAGGCTGATCGCGGGGCTCGAGGACGTCAGCGGCGGCAAGATCCTGATCGACGGCAAGAACGTCGTCGATACGCCGCCCGCCAAGCGCGGGCTGTCGATGGTGTTCCAGTCCTACGCGCTCTATCCGCATATGAGCGTGCGCGGCAATATCGGCTTCGGCCTGAAGATGGCGGGCTTGCGGAAGGACGAGATCAACCGCAAGGTCGAGGCGGCCGCCGCGACCCTGAACCTCACGCCCTACCTCGACCGCAAGCCACGCGAGCTCTCCGGCGGCCAGCGCCAGCGCGTCGCGATCGGCCGCGCCATCGTCCGAGAGCCAAAGGCATTCCTGTTCGATGAGCCGCTCTCCAACCTCGACGCCGCGTTGCGCGTGCAGATGCGCATCGAGGTGACGCGGCTGCAGAAGCAGCTCGGCACCACCGCGATCTACGTCACCCACGACCAGGTCGAGGCCATGACCATGGCCGACAAGATCGTCGTGCTCAACGGCGGCAAGATCGAGCAATATGGCTCGCCGCTGGAGCTCTATGAACGGCCCGCCAATCTCTTCGTCGCCGGCTTCATCGGCTCGCCCAAGATGAACTTCGTCACCGGCGAGCCCGCCTTGCAGAAGGGGGCAGCGACGATCGGCGTCCGGCCGGAGCATCTGAAGATCGAGCGCGACGGCGGCGGAGGCTGGCAGGGCACCATTGCGGTCGCCGAGCATCTCGGCAGTGACACCTTCCTCTACGTCGATGCCGGCGCGCTCGGCATGCTGACGGCGCGCTACGTCGGCGAATTGAGCCTGCATGCCGGCGACCGGGTGTCGCTAATGCCGGACCCAGCGCGCATCCACCGCTTCGACGAGAGCGGGAACGCTCTTCGGGGCTGA
- a CDS encoding SDR family NAD(P)-dependent oxidoreductase — protein sequence MYLEKFRLSGKTAFITGGGQGIGLACAEALAEAGAKVIIGDRDGKVADSAKASLKAKGYDTETAIMDVTDTKRVAEVANDLVARHGKVDILVNNAGIARSETPAETVTDEHWLNVIDVNLNGTFWCCREFGKHMLKAKSGAIVNVGSMSGFIVNKPQEQCFYNASKAAVHHLTKSLAAEWGARGIRVNAVAPTYIETPLNAFVKSNPKMYDAWIGGTPMARMGQVEEIASVVLFLSSEAASLMTGSIVLVDGGYTCW from the coding sequence ATGTATCTGGAAAAGTTCAGGCTGAGCGGCAAGACCGCGTTCATCACCGGCGGCGGGCAGGGCATTGGCCTCGCCTGCGCGGAGGCGCTGGCGGAGGCCGGCGCGAAGGTCATCATCGGCGACCGCGACGGCAAGGTCGCCGATAGCGCAAAAGCCAGCCTGAAGGCGAAGGGCTATGACACCGAGACCGCAATCATGGACGTCACCGACACCAAACGCGTGGCCGAGGTGGCAAATGATCTCGTCGCCCGCCATGGCAAGGTCGACATCCTCGTCAACAATGCCGGCATCGCGCGCAGCGAGACGCCGGCCGAGACCGTCACCGACGAGCACTGGCTCAACGTCATCGACGTCAATCTCAACGGCACCTTCTGGTGCTGCCGCGAGTTCGGCAAGCACATGCTCAAGGCGAAGAGCGGCGCCATCGTCAATGTCGGCTCGATGAGCGGCTTCATCGTCAATAAGCCGCAGGAGCAGTGCTTCTACAACGCCTCCAAGGCCGCGGTGCACCATCTGACCAAGTCGCTGGCCGCCGAATGGGGCGCGCGCGGCATCCGCGTCAATGCGGTGGCCCCGACCTATATCGAGACGCCGCTCAACGCCTTCGTGAAGAGCAATCCGAAGATGTACGACGCCTGGATCGGTGGAACCCCGATGGCGCGGATGGGGCAGGTCGAGGAGATCGCCTCCGTCGTCCTGTTCCTCTCATCCGAGGCCGCGAGCCTGATGACCGGCAGCATCGTGCTGGTGGATGGCGGCTACACTTGCTGGTAG
- a CDS encoding FGGY-family carbohydrate kinase, with translation MPRAYIGVDVGTTSTRAGVFDEAGTLLATARHPIRIWHEAGDIVEQSSEDIWKACVKSVRAAMAEAAVAPDSIGGIGFDATCSLVALDPQGEPLTVSASGEAQRNVIVWMDHRATAEARLINETEDAVLRYVGGSISPEMEMPKLLWLKRHLRASFNAAGHFFDLADYLTWRATGALQRSTCTVTCKWNYLAHDGGGWSAPFFKRIGLSDFVTEQYARIGTEIVAPGTRLGAGLTPAAAVELGLAPGIPVGASLIDAHAGGIGAIGGRDGSGGASDVSDRLAYIMGTSACIMATTKEPCFVPGVWGPYYSGMVPEFWLNEGGQSAAGAAIDHLLKSHPGHGEASAAARSEGLDLIDFLERRIIARAGDASGAALLARDVHVLPEFIGNRSPYADPDTRAVIAGLDLDTDIASMERLFVAGLCGLAYGLAEVIEAFAAHGVRSSIMIMGGGASRSPLVRQIMADTTGLTVALPQTKEPVLLGAAMLGAVAGGAYASIGETMAKMSALGRKSEPTAPDMAAFHTRKREVYKLLREVDRGSRAAMSSVARG, from the coding sequence ATGCCGCGAGCGTATATCGGCGTCGACGTGGGGACCACGAGCACGCGTGCAGGGGTGTTTGACGAGGCCGGCACACTGCTCGCGACGGCCCGGCATCCGATCAGGATCTGGCACGAGGCCGGCGATATCGTCGAGCAGTCGTCAGAGGACATCTGGAAGGCCTGCGTCAAATCGGTGCGGGCGGCGATGGCGGAAGCTGCCGTCGCCCCCGACAGCATTGGCGGCATCGGTTTCGACGCCACCTGTTCCCTCGTGGCGCTCGATCCGCAAGGCGAGCCGCTCACCGTCAGTGCGTCCGGCGAGGCGCAGCGCAACGTCATCGTCTGGATGGATCACCGCGCCACGGCCGAGGCGCGGCTGATCAACGAGACCGAGGACGCCGTGCTGCGCTATGTCGGCGGCTCGATCTCGCCGGAGATGGAGATGCCGAAGCTGCTCTGGCTGAAGCGGCATCTGCGCGCGAGTTTCAATGCCGCCGGTCACTTCTTCGATCTGGCAGACTATCTGACCTGGCGCGCGACCGGGGCGCTGCAGCGCTCGACCTGCACCGTCACCTGCAAATGGAACTATCTCGCCCATGACGGCGGCGGCTGGAGCGCGCCGTTCTTCAAGCGCATTGGCCTGTCGGACTTCGTCACCGAACAATACGCGCGCATCGGCACCGAGATCGTTGCGCCCGGTACGCGCCTCGGCGCCGGGCTCACGCCGGCAGCAGCAGTCGAGCTCGGCCTCGCTCCGGGCATCCCGGTCGGCGCCTCCCTGATCGACGCCCATGCCGGCGGCATCGGCGCGATCGGCGGCCGCGACGGATCGGGGGGCGCGAGCGATGTCAGCGACCGTCTCGCCTACATCATGGGAACGTCGGCCTGCATCATGGCGACGACGAAGGAGCCGTGCTTCGTGCCGGGCGTGTGGGGCCCCTATTATTCCGGCATGGTGCCGGAGTTCTGGCTCAACGAAGGCGGGCAGTCCGCCGCGGGCGCTGCGATCGATCATCTCCTCAAGTCGCATCCTGGCCATGGCGAGGCGAGCGCGGCGGCGCGCAGTGAGGGCCTCGATCTCATCGATTTCCTCGAGCGCCGCATCATCGCGCGCGCCGGCGATGCCAGCGGCGCCGCGCTGCTGGCGCGCGACGTCCACGTGCTCCCGGAATTCATCGGCAATCGCTCGCCTTATGCCGACCCTGACACGCGCGCGGTGATCGCGGGCCTCGATCTCGACACCGACATCGCCTCGATGGAACGGCTGTTCGTTGCCGGTCTCTGCGGTCTTGCCTATGGTCTCGCCGAGGTGATCGAGGCGTTTGCCGCGCATGGGGTCCGCTCCAGCATCATGATCATGGGCGGCGGCGCCAGCCGCAGCCCGCTAGTTCGCCAAATCATGGCGGATACCACCGGCCTCACGGTTGCGTTGCCGCAAACGAAAGAGCCGGTCCTGCTGGGCGCCGCGATGCTCGGGGCGGTCGCCGGCGGCGCCTATGCCTCGATCGGCGAGACCATGGCAAAAATGTCGGCGCTGGGGCGCAAGAGCGAGCCGACCGCGCCCGACATGGCCGCATTTCACACCCGCAAGCGCGAGGTCTACAAGCTGCTGCGCGAGGTCGATCGCGGCAGCCGCGCGGCGATGAGCAGTGTCGCGAGAGGTTGA
- a CDS encoding carbohydrate kinase, producing MLIACGDALIDFVPTRNVDGREAVMPAVGGSCLNVAIGMARLGAPTGFVGGISTDLFGRMIADHATASNVALDLATRSDHQTTLAFVRIVAGESHYAFYDAETATRSWTYRRGTVPFDTIEALHIGSTTLVNDLGAAETKALIADARASTTISFDPNCRPNLVKDKPAYLASMAEFAGSADLIKMSDVDFAYLFGEEPCQQRANTLLAQGTSLVVITRGNNGAIAWHARAGQIEVAAPKVEVADTIGAGDSFQAALLFALYKQGRITRPRLKDIGADELRRALSFAANCAGLTCTRPGADPPWSHEIHWSW from the coding sequence ATGCTGATTGCCTGCGGCGATGCGCTGATCGATTTCGTGCCGACGCGAAACGTCGACGGACGCGAGGCCGTGATGCCCGCGGTCGGCGGCTCCTGCCTGAATGTCGCGATCGGCATGGCGCGGCTGGGTGCGCCGACCGGCTTTGTCGGCGGCATCTCGACCGACCTGTTCGGGCGCATGATCGCCGACCATGCCACCGCATCGAACGTCGCGCTCGATCTCGCCACCCGCAGCGACCACCAGACCACGCTCGCCTTTGTCCGTATTGTCGCAGGCGAATCGCACTACGCCTTCTACGACGCCGAGACCGCGACCCGGAGCTGGACGTACCGCCGCGGCACAGTTCCTTTCGACACGATTGAAGCTCTCCATATCGGCTCGACCACGCTGGTCAACGACCTTGGTGCGGCCGAGACCAAGGCGCTGATTGCGGACGCGCGGGCGTCGACCACGATCTCCTTCGATCCGAACTGCCGACCGAACCTCGTCAAGGACAAGCCCGCGTATCTCGCTAGCATGGCCGAGTTCGCCGGAAGCGCCGATCTCATCAAGATGTCGGACGTCGATTTCGCCTATCTGTTCGGCGAGGAGCCTTGTCAGCAGCGCGCGAACACATTGCTGGCGCAGGGCACGAGCCTTGTCGTCATCACCCGCGGCAACAACGGCGCCATCGCCTGGCATGCGCGAGCAGGCCAGATTGAAGTCGCTGCGCCCAAGGTCGAGGTGGCCGACACGATTGGCGCTGGCGACAGCTTTCAGGCGGCGCTGCTGTTCGCCCTGTACAAGCAGGGCCGCATCACCCGGCCGCGATTGAAGGACATCGGCGCGGACGAGCTCCGCCGTGCGCTGTCCTTTGCGGCCAATTGTGCCGGCCTGACCTGCACGCGTCCGGGTGCCGATCCGCCCTGGAGCCACGAGATCCATTGGAGCTGGTAG
- a CDS encoding LysR family transcriptional regulator has translation MDLRRLRYFVAVAEARSIGKAAERLRMAQPPLSVQIRKLEAEIGAPLFRRGTRGMDLTEAGQALLARASEALALAADGAEAARAVASGRRGRLSVGYMFVLANAMLPRLIPELRRAVPGVDLSFAELSASTREARVLDRSVTVALCMPAINHPEIQVAKIGAQPFKLAMPIRSPLARLSSVPMARLQGCPLIALPHPDHGPASSAVVPLLRRHQVVMPIASRVETVHSAMSLVLAGEGLAILPACAQLGAPRGVVFRPLRDVADSLDVAVCWRRDSQSPLIGTFLKCAEKAVARM, from the coding sequence ATGGATCTTCGCCGGCTCCGCTATTTCGTCGCCGTCGCCGAGGCGCGCAGCATCGGCAAGGCCGCCGAGCGGCTCCGGATGGCGCAGCCGCCGCTCTCGGTCCAGATCCGCAAGCTCGAGGCCGAGATCGGCGCGCCGCTGTTCCGCCGCGGCACCCGAGGCATGGATCTGACCGAGGCGGGCCAGGCGTTGCTGGCGCGCGCCAGCGAAGCGCTGGCGCTGGCGGCCGACGGCGCCGAAGCCGCGCGCGCGGTTGCTTCGGGACGGCGCGGCCGGTTGTCGGTGGGCTACATGTTCGTGCTGGCGAATGCGATGCTGCCGCGGCTCATCCCCGAATTGCGCCGCGCGGTTCCCGGCGTCGACCTCAGCTTCGCCGAACTCAGCGCCTCGACGCGCGAGGCCCGCGTGCTCGACCGCAGCGTCACGGTCGCGCTGTGCATGCCCGCAATCAATCATCCCGAGATCCAGGTGGCAAAAATCGGGGCACAGCCTTTCAAGCTCGCCATGCCGATCCGCTCGCCCCTCGCCCGCTTGAGCTCCGTGCCGATGGCCCGGCTGCAGGGCTGTCCGCTGATCGCACTGCCGCATCCGGACCATGGACCCGCCTCCTCGGCGGTCGTCCCCTTGTTGCGTCGGCACCAAGTGGTGATGCCGATCGCCAGCCGGGTGGAGACGGTGCATTCGGCGATGAGCCTGGTCCTGGCCGGTGAAGGTCTCGCCATCCTGCCGGCCTGCGCACAGCTCGGCGCGCCACGCGGAGTCGTGTTCAGACCCCTGCGTGACGTCGCCGACTCCCTCGACGTTGCAGTCTGTTGGCGGCGGGACTCGCAAAGTCCACTGATCGGAACCTTCCTGAAATGTGCCGAGAAGGCCGTCGCGCGGATGTGA
- a CDS encoding amidase — protein sequence MNGDPCLLSATELRGLIAARRISPVELTRAVLARAEARQPELNCFITLCGDEAIAAARDAERKVMAGEPLGLLHGLPVTVKDIVNTKGVKTTFGAVPYKNNVPTEDAVAVARLRSAGAILIGKTTTPEFGSKCLTDSPLFGRTRNAWDACRSSGGSSGGAAVAVASGIAPLAIATDGGGSTRIPAACNGVVGLKQSNGVIPHSQALDVFGNQTYVTPTTRTVADTALMMQAMAGEDPIDPWSIGVPVPDFIGIAAPRGDLRGIRILYCLTPPGRPVSAEVAASFKASLDRLAGLGAELEEFSGEGFDIEPIWRAINHTVWRTRFAKLAAEHGGELSEAFLKQLALASEVSGVDYQEAMFARTALFRRVQSLLARGHLLAMPTLSRTALPIKQDLFGSIEIDGRHYDSVRPHWFPWTMPFNMTGHPAISLPSGFARDGLPIGLQLVGRFRADAELLRVSALFEASSDLLSRWPA from the coding sequence ATGAACGGCGATCCCTGTCTGTTGTCCGCAACCGAGCTGCGCGGTCTCATTGCGGCAAGGCGGATATCGCCGGTCGAGCTCACCCGCGCCGTACTTGCCCGCGCCGAGGCGCGCCAGCCCGAATTGAATTGCTTCATCACTCTGTGCGGTGACGAGGCGATCGCAGCGGCGCGCGACGCCGAGCGCAAGGTGATGGCGGGCGAACCGCTCGGCCTACTGCACGGCCTCCCCGTCACCGTCAAGGACATCGTCAACACCAAGGGCGTCAAGACCACCTTTGGCGCTGTTCCCTACAAGAACAATGTGCCGACCGAGGATGCCGTCGCCGTCGCACGGTTGCGCAGCGCAGGCGCGATCCTGATCGGCAAGACCACGACGCCTGAGTTCGGCAGCAAGTGCCTCACCGATTCACCTTTGTTCGGTCGGACCCGCAATGCGTGGGACGCCTGCCGTTCCTCCGGCGGCTCCAGCGGTGGCGCGGCGGTCGCTGTCGCCAGCGGCATCGCTCCGCTGGCGATTGCTACCGACGGCGGCGGCTCGACGCGCATTCCGGCGGCCTGCAACGGCGTGGTGGGTCTGAAGCAGAGCAACGGCGTGATCCCGCACAGCCAGGCCCTCGACGTCTTCGGCAACCAGACCTATGTCACGCCGACCACCCGTACCGTCGCCGACACCGCGTTGATGATGCAGGCGATGGCGGGCGAAGATCCTATCGATCCCTGGTCGATCGGCGTGCCCGTGCCTGACTTCATCGGCATCGCCGCACCGCGCGGCGATTTGCGCGGGATAAGGATTCTGTACTGCCTGACGCCGCCGGGCCGTCCGGTCTCCGCCGAAGTCGCCGCCAGTTTCAAGGCGAGCCTCGACCGGCTGGCCGGATTAGGGGCCGAGCTCGAGGAATTCTCCGGCGAGGGCTTCGACATCGAGCCGATCTGGCGCGCCATCAACCACACCGTCTGGCGCACGCGCTTTGCCAAGCTTGCGGCCGAGCATGGGGGCGAGCTGAGCGAGGCTTTTCTCAAGCAGCTCGCGCTCGCCAGCGAAGTCAGCGGCGTCGATTATCAGGAGGCGATGTTCGCGCGCACCGCGTTGTTCCGCCGCGTGCAATCGCTGCTTGCGCGCGGTCACCTCCTGGCGATGCCGACCCTGTCGCGCACCGCGTTGCCGATCAAGCAGGACCTGTTCGGCAGCATCGAGATCGATGGCAGGCACTACGACAGCGTCCGGCCGCATTGGTTCCCCTGGACCATGCCGTTCAACATGACCGGCCATCCCGCGATCAGCCTTCCCTCGGGCTTTGCCCGCGACGGGCTGCCGATCGGGCTTCAGCTGGTCGGCCGCTTCCGGGCCGACGCGGAATTGCTGCGCGTGAGCGCACTGTTCGAGGCGTCAAGCGATCTTCTGTCCCGCTGGCCGGCTTGA
- a CDS encoding ABC transporter permease → MSVFVLRRLLTLLATLVGASLIIFLVLDALPGNAAQMLMGADASPDAVRALTVKLGLDQPLAVRYVQWIKGLLVGDLGNSYVYGTPVASLIAERLVLTIPLAIMAMTITVTLALSAGIYTAANHNKLGDVGVMSLTQVGIALPNFWFAILLVLLFSVRLQWLSAGGFAGWEDGIWPGIKSLLLPAISLAVVQAAILARVTRSAVLEVLREDFVRTARAKGLGKREVLWSHVLRNAMIPVMTVMGLQFANLLAGTIVIENVFYLPGLGRLIFQSIANRDLIVVRNCVMLLAAMVVIVNFVVDVLYAFIDPRIKVHDL, encoded by the coding sequence ATGAGCGTCTTTGTCCTCCGACGTCTGTTGACCCTGCTGGCGACGCTGGTCGGCGCGTCGCTGATCATCTTCCTGGTGCTCGACGCGCTGCCCGGCAACGCGGCGCAAATGCTGATGGGTGCCGACGCTTCGCCGGATGCGGTCCGCGCGCTCACCGTCAAGCTCGGGCTCGACCAGCCGCTGGCCGTTCGCTACGTGCAATGGATCAAGGGCCTCCTCGTCGGCGATCTCGGCAATTCCTACGTCTACGGCACCCCGGTCGCCAGCCTGATCGCGGAGCGGCTGGTGCTGACCATTCCGCTCGCGATCATGGCGATGACGATCACGGTGACGCTGGCGCTCTCCGCCGGCATCTACACCGCCGCCAATCACAACAAGCTCGGCGACGTCGGCGTGATGTCGCTGACGCAAGTTGGCATCGCGCTGCCGAACTTCTGGTTCGCGATTCTCCTGGTGCTGTTGTTCTCGGTGCGGCTGCAATGGCTCTCGGCAGGCGGCTTCGCCGGCTGGGAGGACGGCATCTGGCCGGGGATCAAGTCGCTGCTGCTGCCGGCGATCTCGCTCGCGGTGGTGCAGGCCGCGATCCTCGCGCGCGTCACGCGCTCGGCCGTGCTCGAAGTGCTGCGCGAAGACTTCGTCCGCACCGCGCGCGCAAAGGGCCTCGGCAAGCGCGAGGTGCTGTGGAGCCACGTGCTGCGCAATGCCATGATCCCCGTGATGACCGTGATGGGGCTGCAATTCGCCAATCTGCTCGCCGGCACCATCGTGATCGAGAACGTGTTCTACCTGCCGGGCCTCGGCCGCCTGATCTTCCAGTCGATCGCCAACCGCGACCTGATCGTGGTGCGCAATTGCGTGATGCTGCTCGCCGCGATGGTCGTGATCGTCAACTTCGTGGTCGATGTGCTCTATGCCTTCATCGATCCCCGCATCAAGGTGCACGACCTGTGA
- a CDS encoding ABC transporter permease yields MSAPITIDAPVATRPLPARTFWRRALRHRSFVLGGALSLLVLASALVSLVWTPWSPYEIDIAAKLRPPSAAHWLGTDSFGRDIVSLLLAGARSTIMVGVIAVSIGLTFGVTLGLIASARRGWTEEIIMRFSDFTFAFPAVLSAIMLAAVVGPGMVTSIIAIGIFQIPTLTRLTRGSANAIWAREFVLAARAAGKGRFRITIEHVLPNILSILIVQVTIQFALAILAEAALSYLGLGTQPPQPSWGRMLNDAQTLLFQSPMLAVYPGAAIAISVLGLNLLGDGLRDLLDPRLARER; encoded by the coding sequence GTGAGCGCGCCCATCACCATCGACGCGCCCGTCGCAACGCGTCCGCTGCCGGCGCGCACGTTCTGGCGCCGCGCGCTGCGCCACCGCAGCTTCGTCCTCGGTGGCGCGCTCAGCCTTCTGGTGCTGGCTTCGGCATTGGTGTCGCTGGTATGGACGCCGTGGTCGCCCTATGAGATCGATATCGCCGCAAAGCTCCGCCCGCCCTCGGCGGCGCATTGGCTCGGCACCGATTCCTTCGGCCGCGACATCGTCTCGCTGCTGCTTGCCGGCGCCCGATCCACCATCATGGTCGGTGTCATCGCCGTCAGCATCGGTCTCACCTTCGGCGTCACGCTGGGCCTGATCGCCTCGGCCCGGCGCGGCTGGACGGAGGAGATCATCATGCGCTTCTCCGATTTCACCTTCGCCTTTCCGGCTGTGCTGTCCGCGATCATGCTCGCCGCCGTGGTGGGGCCGGGCATGGTGACCTCGATCATCGCGATCGGCATCTTTCAGATCCCGACGTTGACTCGGCTGACGCGCGGCTCGGCCAATGCGATCTGGGCGCGCGAATTCGTGCTTGCGGCACGCGCGGCGGGCAAGGGGCGCTTCCGCATCACCATCGAGCATGTGCTGCCGAATATTCTGTCGATCCTGATCGTGCAGGTCACCATCCAGTTCGCGCTCGCCATTCTCGCCGAGGCCGCTTTGTCCTATCTCGGCCTCGGCACGCAGCCGCCGCAGCCGTCCTGGGGGCGGATGTTGAACGATGCACAGACGCTGCTGTTCCAGTCGCCGATGCTCGCGGTCTATCCGGGTGCTGCGATCGCAATCTCCGTGCTCGGCCTCAACCTGCTCGGCGACGGACTGCGCGACCTGCTCGATCCGCGGCTGGCGCGGGAGCGATGA